The following proteins are co-located in the Spirosoma montaniterrae genome:
- a CDS encoding tetratricopeptide repeat protein: MLLNFRNRPFLRATVFVWLTGGLVSCSQYSNKPVSKGYHNLTAHFNAYYIALDQIDGAEQMLFKTRQDNYNQLLPILLPVDSNTVTPVKPQLDDAIKKASIIPERHQNSKWLDNAYILIGRARLLKQDLPNAIEVFKYVNTKGTNEDDKHTALVYLMRAYTEAGDFTNALNVAEYLRTQPLNKENTRDFYLTKAYLHQQKGEYPTAAGILEATFPMLKKNEATARLHLIAGQLYDQIGQPQKAVDEYRQVLRSHPSYDQTFYANLYAIQSNGLTGDQKRMAQSAETFERLLNDQKNADLKDKIYYTMGLLEARSGRIDKAIDYYRQSIREAGPGSAQVSGTYLEIGRLYFEKKADYANAKAYHDSALALLPQQSPNYATLLARKKTLDEFVLYKNTIRTNDSLLALAQLSPAALDKALDNVLDERAKRDKEQAALAQQIVDRASGGNVGMVPGAVNSNLPPNERWVLYNPVALSQGRQEFSVRWGNRPLEDNWRRSNKEAADAVAAVNSPLNGNSPANAQNPNAPLRQTDAINATPGLPGGATTGRRAQKDALMAQIPFGQAAQAQAHQQIENALYKLGKLYKFQLNQPADAIPVFERLLSSYPIRFKSQRCIICSICRMSSWEKHPSGKIS, encoded by the coding sequence ATGCTTCTCAATTTTCGTAACCGCCCATTTTTACGTGCAACGGTCTTCGTCTGGCTGACCGGCGGGCTGGTTTCGTGTTCGCAGTATAGCAACAAACCCGTTAGCAAAGGCTATCATAATCTGACGGCCCATTTTAACGCTTACTACATTGCCCTCGACCAAATCGACGGTGCCGAACAAATGTTGTTTAAAACCCGGCAGGATAACTATAATCAGCTTTTGCCGATTCTGTTGCCTGTCGATTCCAACACCGTAACGCCTGTGAAGCCGCAGTTAGACGATGCCATCAAAAAAGCATCGATTATACCAGAGCGGCATCAGAACAGCAAATGGCTCGATAATGCCTATATTCTGATTGGTCGGGCGCGGTTGCTGAAACAGGATTTACCGAACGCTATCGAGGTGTTCAAGTACGTGAATACCAAAGGCACCAATGAAGACGATAAACACACGGCTTTGGTCTATCTGATGCGGGCGTATACAGAAGCCGGTGATTTCACGAACGCACTGAACGTGGCCGAATACTTGCGTACGCAACCGCTCAACAAAGAAAATACCCGCGATTTTTATTTAACCAAAGCGTATCTGCACCAGCAGAAAGGGGAATATCCAACAGCGGCTGGTATTTTGGAGGCCACTTTTCCAATGCTGAAAAAGAACGAAGCAACGGCCCGATTACACCTGATTGCAGGACAGTTGTATGACCAGATTGGGCAACCCCAAAAGGCCGTTGACGAGTACCGGCAAGTGCTTCGCTCCCACCCCTCCTACGATCAGACGTTTTACGCCAATCTGTATGCCATTCAAAGCAATGGCCTGACCGGCGATCAGAAACGTATGGCGCAGTCAGCCGAAACATTCGAGCGGCTATTGAACGATCAAAAAAACGCCGACCTGAAAGATAAAATTTATTATACGATGGGTTTGCTCGAAGCCCGTAGCGGACGCATCGATAAAGCCATTGATTACTATCGGCAATCTATTCGGGAAGCGGGGCCGGGCTCGGCGCAGGTATCGGGTACGTACCTGGAAATTGGTCGGCTCTATTTTGAGAAGAAAGCCGACTACGCCAATGCGAAAGCATATCACGATAGCGCGTTGGCCCTGCTGCCGCAACAATCGCCCAACTACGCAACGCTGCTCGCCCGTAAGAAAACGCTGGATGAGTTTGTACTGTATAAAAACACCATCCGTACTAACGACAGTCTGCTGGCACTGGCGCAGCTAAGCCCGGCAGCACTCGACAAAGCGTTAGACAATGTGCTGGACGAGCGGGCAAAACGCGATAAAGAACAGGCCGCACTGGCGCAGCAAATCGTTGACCGTGCATCGGGTGGCAATGTTGGCATGGTGCCGGGCGCAGTGAACTCCAATCTCCCGCCCAACGAACGGTGGGTGCTCTATAATCCGGTTGCGCTGAGTCAGGGGCGGCAGGAGTTTTCGGTGCGCTGGGGCAATCGTCCGCTCGAAGACAACTGGCGACGGAGTAACAAAGAAGCTGCCGATGCAGTGGCCGCTGTGAATAGCCCTCTTAATGGCAACTCACCCGCTAACGCACAAAATCCTAACGCTCCCCTTCGGCAGACCGATGCCATCAACGCTACGCCGGGTCTGCCGGGTGGAGCTACTACGGGCCGACGCGCACAGAAAGATGCGTTGATGGCGCAGATTCCGTTTGGTCAGGCTGCACAGGCGCAGGCACATCAGCAGATCGAAAACGCGCTTTACAAATTGGGAAAGCTCTACAAATTTCAGTTGAATCAACCTGCCGATGCTATCCCGGTGTTTGAACGGTTATTGAGCAGCTATCCAATACGATTCAAAAGCCAGAGGTGTATTATTTGCTCCATTTGTCGAATGAGCAGTTGGGAAAAACATCCGTCTGGAAAGATA
- a CDS encoding AtpZ/AtpI family protein, whose protein sequence is MENQPEKSDINSAKKAGPETDVKKEAERTTSFAQYSGIAFQMLGTIGLGVYAGLKLDEWQQNERPIWTIVLSLTAIGASLYLFIRQLTNK, encoded by the coding sequence ATGGAAAACCAGCCGGAAAAGTCTGACATAAACAGTGCCAAAAAAGCGGGGCCTGAAACTGATGTAAAGAAAGAAGCCGAGCGCACAACCTCATTTGCGCAATACAGCGGCATCGCCTTTCAGATGCTGGGCACTATCGGGCTGGGTGTTTATGCGGGTCTGAAACTCGACGAATGGCAACAAAATGAACGCCCCATCTGGACCATTGTTTTGTCATTAACGGCAATTGGAGCGTCGCTGTATCTCTTCATCCGGCAATTGACCAATAAATAA